The following are encoded together in the Candidatus Cloacimonadota bacterium genome:
- a CDS encoding YhbY family RNA-binding protein codes for MNLTGKQKAKLKSIGQTQKVMVQIGDKGVTENVIRSLDEALEAHELIKISVQHPHRDIRKEMIAELAEKSESQIVNIIGKTALLFKENPEKPVISEKL; via the coding sequence ATGAATTTGACTGGTAAACAAAAAGCAAAACTAAAATCAATAGGACAAACCCAAAAAGTAATGGTTCAGATTGGTGATAAAGGCGTTACAGAAAATGTGATCAGAAGCTTGGATGAGGCTCTGGAAGCGCATGAACTGATCAAAATCTCTGTTCAGCATCCGCATCGTGATATTCGTAAGGAAATGATCGCAGAACTGGCAGAGAAATCCGAATCTCAGATCGTTAATATAATCGGAAAGACAGCACTGTTATTCAAAGAAAATCCTGAAAAACCGGTAATTTCTGAAAAATTGTAG